From the genome of Spirosomataceae bacterium TFI 002, one region includes:
- a CDS encoding Arylsulfatase A (non-canonical start codon;~manually curated) translates to MVTAKEATKSQLCSPTRASILTGQTPLRTGITAPTAHLGQVKLKPSLEKNPNPANKAVILESVTRLDNGLPTLAKQFKKAGYATAHFGKWHLGAAPYSPLQHGFDIDIPHFAGPGPAGSFVAPWKYQNFNEKYAEEHIEDRMADEAITWLRSLDMSKPFFMNYWQFSVHAPFDAKESLKKYYRTKVDLTDPQHSSTYAAMVHSLDQAVGRLLDEIDRLGIAENTIIVFTSDNGGNMYNGIADILPCGKKYITPPTSNRPLRGGKATMFEGGIRVPTIISYPSMTIPGTTSDQIIQSTDFYPTLLNLARLPMPKNHVIDGLDITATLKGEAIERDGIITYFPHQPRVPDWLPPAISIHAGNWKLIRLFHQGENLNHDYLLYNLEWDIGQHNNLAEMYPEKITELDKLIEDKIKVSNSILLIPNPKFDQTKYARERIGIQQGGYKGVNKIEIN, encoded by the coding sequence GCACCTACAGCCCACTTAGGCCAAGTAAAACTGAAGCCATCACTTGAAAAGAATCCAAACCCAGCAAATAAAGCAGTCATTTTGGAGTCCGTAACTCGCTTAGATAATGGACTGCCTACACTGGCCAAACAGTTCAAAAAAGCAGGTTATGCAACTGCTCATTTTGGAAAGTGGCATTTAGGAGCAGCCCCATACTCTCCTTTACAACATGGATTTGATATTGATATTCCACATTTTGCGGGTCCTGGCCCGGCAGGGAGTTTTGTAGCTCCCTGGAAATACCAAAATTTTAATGAGAAATATGCCGAGGAGCATATAGAAGATAGAATGGCAGATGAAGCCATTACTTGGCTAAGAAGTTTGGACATGTCGAAGCCATTTTTTATGAATTATTGGCAATTTTCCGTTCATGCACCTTTTGATGCAAAAGAAAGCTTGAAAAAATATTACAGAACTAAAGTTGATTTAACAGACCCTCAACATTCTTCTACCTATGCAGCTATGGTCCACTCTTTGGATCAGGCCGTAGGAAGATTATTAGATGAAATTGATAGACTTGGAATTGCCGAGAATACAATCATTGTTTTTACAAGTGATAATGGAGGAAATATGTACAATGGGATTGCCGACATCTTACCATGTGGGAAGAAATATATTACTCCTCCAACAAGTAATAGACCATTGAGAGGTGGCAAAGCAACAATGTTTGAAGGTGGTATTCGAGTACCAACAATTATTTCTTACCCTAGCATGACAATACCAGGAACTACATCAGATCAGATTATTCAATCTACCGATTTTTACCCTACTCTTTTAAATTTAGCGAGGCTGCCTATGCCAAAGAATCATGTAATTGACGGTCTAGATATTACAGCAACTTTAAAAGGTGAGGCTATTGAAAGAGATGGTATTATTACCTATTTTCCACACCAACCTAGAGTACCAGATTGGTTGCCACCAGCTATATCTATTCATGCTGGCAACTGGAAGTTAATCCGACTCTTTCATCAAGGGGAAAACTTAAATCATGATTACCTTCTTTATAATTTAGAATGGGATATTGGTCAGCACAATAACCTTGCTGAGATGTACCCTGAGAAAATCACCGAATTAGATAAACTAATTGAAGACAAGATTAAAGTGTCTAATTCAATTCTACTAATTCCAAACCCGAAATTCGATCAAACTAAGTATGCTCGCGAACGAATAGGTATTCAACAAGGAGGTTATAAAGGGGTTAATAAAATTGAAATCAATTAA